In Bactrocera neohumeralis isolate Rockhampton unplaced genomic scaffold, APGP_CSIRO_Bneo_wtdbg2-racon-allhic-juicebox.fasta_v2 cluster10, whole genome shotgun sequence, the genomic stretch gaATATAACACCATTTGAAATTCTATttgtttctttcattttccagtacacaaatcaagaagcaattaatataacgggataaagctttgcacgaataattccTTAAAAGTGTGTCACTTTATAATGAAAAggtgtccaaatccaaccaaaccTGTTCAAGTTCGTAGgtatcgaatatgtggaccccagtaccaaTAATAGACTTTTgatcaaacatttattaattgaattgGTAAATAAACATTATACAACAATTATTTAAGTCTTAAAACATGGAATCTTTTTTCCGAGAAATAACTTTGTAGAAAAAATGCTTGTATATAACGTAATGCCGACAAttaaaatctcgaaatttagaacttcagcaataaaaataccgacaaatcaaaataccgataAATCAAGATGCCGGCAATTCAAAATACGGACagaataagttttaaaataaggtactatatttaataaaaagggACAGCTTTAGCATACTATCCCatgatttcagggttaaaagtgatATGGTTGTAAACAGCAGATGttccagattaagaatataaTATAGCCGCCGCGAATTTGTCTACGTGCATTCAGTATGcagacaaaaatatataaataaagggtgtattaattcttattaaaaaaaaaccacaccAGCTTGCTCTCCACCTATAAAAAACTTCGAGCGGCTACTCCTattgattttgatttgaaaaataggtgctttttatgtgaaaaagaaGCGGATGAAAGgaaggaaaaaagaaaatccaAATCGTCAGGACAACAAATCAGCTACGTAACTAATTCTGATTTCAAGAAAACGATACTAAATTTGATAAGTGAAGAGAGAAGTGAATATTGTCGCAATATCCATAAAAGAATTGTAGGCGTGTTAGATTTAGTAGCTCAGGAAGCTAAGTATCACGCGGATTGTTATATGcggccaattttttttttaacttttttatttgaggtttTAATAATGCAGCCAAACACATGTTATACGGATTCATTGACTGTCCCTGGGTTCCGAGCTATAAACCTTACGGCGCTCCACtattatacttttttcattttccacatAAATTTTGCCATcgtcataaaaaatttaaaacggcGTTTCAACACCAgtgatatgtatgttttatggtgtattaaaacaactgttatttgaacttttaatatttaataaaggcATTTAAACTTGTTAGCTCTCCATTAATCaaaattccattaaaaattGATACTATGATGCAGCATAATACAAAACGTTTTatcaaatacatttatattccacattttcttcaattttcgttgttttacacattttattaGTGGTCTTCAACGGCGGTAACAAATTCCTCcgattacatattttttcctcctatttttcaattgctaaacatcaaaacctcctgaactctgTCAACTGTCAATTGCTAAAAAGGcgtcgggtaggtaggttcgagctgatgtagcgcatgttttgagaTCTTAAACTGTTTAAACTTTTATatggatgaaaaaaatttatgtggaaaaaaaaggagaaaaattttatataccaattaaaataaatttaatatgagcaTACATggcatacaaattattaaagcaATTTGGAATCTCCACAGGCAATACGTACGTAGttagtataaaataaatttttacctgTTGAGATGCCCCGTAACTATTGCATGCAGTGAACTGTCACTTTAGCAGTGAGACAgatcagttttcatttctataaaaatttcgaagagtCAACAtagttcatttacatatgtacttatataccgAAGGCAGTTTCATGTcggatattttaaatttagtagcGCAATAGTCATTctgcaaaaattgttaaaatcctGTCGTTCCTCCCATAAAATATCTTTTAGGAGATGCTCTTCCATAGCATAAAGATCTCTAAACTCCAGAACAcagtattttcaaatttttaagcGTATGATTATTTCATGATATCAAATGCTGACACAAGAATATTGCCAACCTCATTGGCCATGTGTTTGACACATTGTTAGCAATGTACATCGCCTGTCGAGATGtatagtatttatatacataattatatggATATACTGTAGGTAAACAAGCGTTTTTTTAAATGCTCTATGCTTTTTCGCTTTATcggatataaatttttctgtttatgTTAGGAAAGTACCGTTTTCAAAGTAcaacaattgataattttattGGCGATACCTTGTCTGGTAAGAAAATTGCATGGCATTCTATAGAAGTGCTCAATGATAAAGCGTGCAAAACGTAAGTTATCTattacaaaatacatttttttctattgaaacttcaaaataaattttaaaatttcattaattaatagAAAGCAAggcttttcttttaatttaattttaaatttcatgggTTTTGTGAAATATTGTAAACTGTCTGAAgaaggttttttatttttttaaagttttattcttcAATACATTTAATAATAGCTTAACAAAATAACAATCGAATGTATGTTATTATTTAGGATATAATCAACAATACCAGTACATATGGAGTTTATAgtagtaatatattttataaatatgttttttcttgtttcaggCATGTTTGAGAAACGTCGTTTCCGTAATTTCTTAGTTTACGTTCAGGACTTTAAGGAAGATGATCCAAAAACCTGGAAAGACTTCGATCCATCTAAGTCAAATATGCAGGCACTTTACGATAAGTTTGGCTTGGATAAGAATACACAAGATTTCACTGGCCATGCGTTAGCTCTTTTCCGTGATGACGAGTATTTGAATGAACCAGCAGCGAATACAATTCGCCGTATAAAGCTATATTCAGACTCCTTGGCTCGGTATGGAAAATCGCCGTATTTGTACCCCATGTATGGACTTGGTGAATTGCCACAAGGGTTTGCACGTTTATCTGCAATTTATGGGGGAACTTATATGTTAGATAAACCAATTGATGAAATAGTATTGGGCGAAGGAGGTAAAGTGGTTGGTGTGCGCTCTGGAGATGAAGTCGCGAAATGCAAGCAAATCTATTGTGACCCCAGCTATGTGCCCGATAGGGTAAGAATACgatgataaaatttaatatctcactgcatttaagaaaaataaaaaataagtcgGGCATAATTGAATTCCTAATTACGGTTTCCAActatattatcaaaaaattacaaattattcaaagcagtTCTAGGCAACTTATttccagaaaaaattaattaattggaaaaaaaaataaataaactgtttaaaataatttaaaactattttgatcAGTTATTTTCTATAAGAGCATGGAAAAATTACGAAACTGCTCGAATCAATTTGGatgtaagaaatataaaattaataaacaaatattgcgAACATTAGAAGTTGATACATCTACTATTCTTAggaatgtatttttttagtCAATTTGAGATTTAATGTAGCGTCATGCCATTTAAAATCTTCTTAACAACTTTAGTTAACAGTAACGttcataatacaaaaaaaacttgaatgATCTGAAAtttacactcgtggccacgcaaagcttactactatactttcttaaattttcttagGTGTTTTTGgttcgttcgggattttcttcaattatgttttttgttaagtttttagtaagcagaagtaaactaaattatattatctaattataattatagttttcaatttatcacgtttaatgagtaaaacacaaactagcttttctgtgcttatacaaagcggccgattttattgttttaaagtaATACCGCGACTtaacttcgtgtttcaattaaaaaaaaaaataaaataaaacattaatttcaatcatagtgtaaattaaatgaaatttaaaaatataatttttcatcgcatgtcatTCTCTCAtttgctcattttgtaaagctcactaattttcaaatgattttgtctAAAGCtcaatgtgttttgtttttaatttttaatagtttaaataaataatatttcattaacttatttctaaataaaaaatgtctataccgcaaaaagtagCAGCTATAAAGTattgtcaaatatgcacaatacttgaaaatttttagtggtAAGCTTTGCGTGGTCACGAGTGTAATagctttaatttcaattaaactcAGTGAAGTTGCAAACCGTAAAagggaatattttaaaacggcatttgaaaactaatttttgtcACTTGAGATAGTAACATTTTgctataaatattataagctTTATCTTATAGTATTAtgagaattaataaataaatatgtcatATGTGTAGGTACGCAAGAAGGGCAAAGTAATTCGTTGCATTTGCATTTTGGATCACCCAGTTGCGAACACCAAGGACGCACTATCTACTCAGATAATCATTCCACAAAAGCAAGTTGGACGTAAATCGGACATATATGTATCTCTTGTTAGCTATACTCATCAGGTAGCTGCTAAAGGCTGGTTTGTTGGTATGGTGTCGACTACTGTAGAATCTGACCAACCAGAGAATGAAATTAAGCCTGGACTTGATTTGCTGGAACCCATAGCACAAAAGTTTATTACGATCTCTGATTATTTGGAGCCAATTGACAATGGTATTGATTCACAGATTTTTATTTCGGAATCTTATGACGCTACTACACACTTCGAGACTACTTGTTTGGATGTATTAGATATATTTAAAAGAGGCACTGGTgaagattttgatttttcaaaaattaaacacgAACTTGGTGATGAGGATCAGTAAACGCGTTTAGATTACTAAAAAGAGAGACTCCGTTGTGCACGGTGATGTAATGAAAGTAATGATATGATGTCCTGATGTAAGAAGATGAGTCAAAAATGCGCATGATATACAATATAATCACAAAACTATATTATAATCAGCCAATCAAACTGTTACAGcgaaatattgataaaatagtGAAAGAATATAAAGCTTGACACATGCAATGCGCGTACATATTAAATACCATCTTCGCTAAATCGttatgaaacaaaaagaaacaaattaatTGTGCACACCAACATTTTATGTAGTAATATACATGTAATATTAACACATAACTGAACTTTTTATTGCTCACAATGTTTTGTTAAATTATATTCATTCCATTGCATATCTAAAAGTCTCATTTTTTCGTCTTCGATTATTACTTTTCTAAAGTCTTAacttcatttttcaatatgtatCCATAACTTTTTGCAcagaaataaatacattttgcccaacaacaaaatattaagatCTGCAAAAAATTTCGAATGTACTAATTAGAGCCTTATGATTTATCTAATAAGAATTTATAGACAGCGCATAAGTAACTGCcgttcgaaaatattacattttcataaattgcCAGTGGGCTCAAAATAACAAAGGTgaacaaatgtaaaattttcaacttaaaatttgatataaaggTTAGGAATAACACCGTAATTTTGCTTAAAGAGTAACAGAAAtgttcaaaaaacaaaagaaataaacataTATGATTATGGGGATTTGCTGCAACATTATAGAACTCTGTTTTACTTGTGCACATTCGATACATCAGAtagaacatatatgtatatatgtacataagtgcatatgtatgtatgtccattcTAACGCTGTATTTGAAAtgtgttataaatataaaataaaggttggcattttaagaataaaagaatttattacGAAATGTATAATGATATAATCTCTTTATGTATCTAAGGATGCAAACTATTAGCCTTTGAACTTAGTTTGACACTGTAAGAAATAAAGACACACGAAAATATTTCTGGTTACttagattttcgaacttttctgGTGGCCGCTTTCACTGTTACACTCTCTTTCTTACTCTCTAGTTATGCAGCTTGCAGCGGACCCTGATcttttttctgagctggcaactaAACATAATCAGGGTCCCGTCAATTAGCTGTTAGTAAAAAATCTAGGATCTGAGAAGAATAGCGCTAAAACGAACTGCTAAAATCAGTGCGTTGTTGAAATTCTGTAGATGTCGGtagtttgtaaaattatttacactCCCTTACTGgagaaccgagcacccaaaactaACTTCGGTAACACGCCTTTTGCATATCTCAATCCTCAATGGTGAAGTGGAAACTACACAttttctaaatacatatataataatgcCTAACTCCAATTTATTTAGAGTGGCATCACTGATGAATACGTATGCGTATTTGACAGTGCTCTCACCAAACAAAGAGTTTCCTATCATTTTATCTTTGGTTTCAATCAAAGTGACGCTTTATTCATATTCTTGTCGCCGAACGTCTGTTTTTCAGAATCGTTAAGTCCGCGattacatgaagcaacttttgttgctaattctcgggcgattctcttttgctgtcgcccattaccttcaagtggtaaacacaatgactgcgacagactgcagtagtagagctattttatgcttttatttgtaaaataactcaagtctgttagagctgtgaataattttacattttacatattagtggcatcaccctCTACCTCCtttttctatcttccattctactgtcaactctactgtcgtcctactgtcgttggcaaatataggaggatactgaagttagcgagaacgacaactgtcggcctgcagtcgtgtagtcgtgcagctgtcaaaataacagtgtccataagaacgtgtgtattttaatattttacagatgtagtttgcagtctgtcgggctctatgtgttcagcgcttcacacgagcaacttgtgttgcgcaactctgttcgagtttttttctccttctctttcactttactttaacccattgtcgtttctttttccttataggtatttgggccactctatcacatatattaatcagctctgtcaatttattaaaacaaagatatatcaccctttttactatcgtctgaatcaatttgtatggcttcctccatacatttcacaatatctttaattaattcgattttttcgtcatactccattttctaaaatattaatattatattatgtatatttgtatacatatttgcaaattacttaccaaaagatgaaattcaattttttaaatatattcaaaatattaatttcaaaaaaaagatacgcaaatgcaactatgtactacgaaagaaagaacacgaatgccgaaaaacgtcgcagcgaactgttacgaataagaacacaaagcgagttgctgaacactggaaactcggcgcgattctcctctcctcgtcgccccctcgcctataaaccaagagttgccgcaacaaaagttgcctcgtGTAATAGTGCTCTAAGGCGTTTCCTTagccctcatcgagaccctggggtctggccaggcatattttgtttttaaatgttatttaaatatatttagagtgtagcaaacgacttgcgcttccaggtagcttcctagaattttattgtctaaagaattcagaaaaaaattcaaggatattgtatcgaaaaggacgaaaaaaggatattataatattacaccttagtgcaccaatggtgcttggctagaccccatatattttgtatgaaaatatatgaactttggtatgtttctatcattTCGAACGGTTGATTTAtgtgttttcatgttcgttacatgtccaaatttgtttgtatgtttatctaggtcaaatactttagccgctagagcgttttaaaggttaagaaaaatgtaatttttctcaaactgctacattttttgtgaacgctattgccacgcccctggtagggatagaggggaggttgagggctttcctgaaagccccaggggtgaactaactcgcaaaatggttttgatccccccggTCTCATGCCCCCACAACTGTAGTGAAACCAAAGGGGGGATatggtgaaaacccattttcgcctattgccacgcccccggtggggccttgggggcgaattatacatttcctaaaagccctttaaattacctaaccggtgcgaTTTATATGAcatatctaggtcaaatactttagccgctagagcgttttaaaaggttaagaaaaaatgtaatttttctcaaaatgttaaatttttagtgaacgctattgccacgccaagagTGAACAAGGcggtcaatttgatttcaaccaaatcgagaagtaagaaatttcaaaaatgtatctatattgtatgtatgtacatatatgagcgtaaatacaacacgtattttcatacaaatgtatgtaaactagcctaggcctagccaagcaccattggtctcgactaagtgtatcagaccgttggtctcgaccagggttaaagCTATGACAGAGTTGTATAGAGTTTAACATATTGATAATAGAATTACATTATGACATTTAGATTTATATTAAGGGCAAAATTCCGATTTTCCGGTTTggatttttaggaatttttgaactttagagtcgaatatctcgtaaactaagcgtttgcggcgCCAATGAAATCGGAATTCTGCCGTTTCTAGCATAGTTGGATATAGTTTTACGTCCAGGTAATACATTGCatcttattaaataataataatattgtgttaaatattttattaatttgttgagTTTAATATCTCCaccatggataatatgatacgagactctcaTATTGGCTCTCATTTTTCCCTCAAACGCGTTCCCTGATTTTTTGACAGCCAAGGAGATCAGAGAATTTTTGACAGttgatttcagaaaaggcgggatgccagaagtaAAGCGCTATAATTAGTTGACGatattagtgtgaaatgaaatttcattgaactgtgcaaacatattttggcaaaataaatgtttatgtaaatttattaatgattttgcattttagcttttatatatgtatgcattttcaaagtgttttatttagtgttttgtataatttattacatactcaatataatgtttttcagcagtggcatcattgacaaatgttataaaaaatgcgagttttgacagctctctctcgaatcaaagagtctcgtatcatattatccatgtcTCCACCTTCACGTTTGATGGCAATACTAAGACTAATAACAGAATCAGCGAAATCCGCTCCTCCGTTCCTCAGTTGCCACCCGTAACgagcaaaatgtgtgaaaagttGAGCCCGTAGAAATCAGctatcttttttgttttcatttgaacaatgttgccactgttcaatacgcatatatagttttgaacACATCTAATAGCcgtgacagacgagcaaaattaatgcgcattAAGatacgctaatgcgcattgaaattttatgatgACAGCCGGAAGaattgtgcatttagacagctgattttattaaaaaaaaagggaaataaaaatggataagaaaaaattattactttcaatttcggtattttttggaaaatcaatataaatttcacgaaaaaattcgtttattattaaatacgttaaaagataataaagtgcAATTAAAAGCAATACTTGATTGTAACTCGAAAAAAATGtacgaaaaagttaagaatattggaaaaatggatattGGATAAATGGATATATGTatctgttaatatacttgcacataatttaattagcaatataaaaactgttatagccctgacagacgacagcgctaatatgcattaacGGGCTTAAGttacatttatttgcgcatttgacccatgttaatgcaagtttgtaatgcacaagaattccgtgcatttagctgaatttcctaaatttgagtaggcaacactgctcaaaaatggctagtttctgctattgtttgacagatgtcgcttgaaatttACCACCTTGTTTGCgtttacagcttcagaggtaagcattttttatattgctaattaaattatgtgcaagtatattaataaaaacaaattttaatatttttagatggcagaaaataaacagcgcacagtttgctatccatttttccaatattcctAACTTTTTCGctcacttttatttcactttgttttttaataaataaacaaattgcactatcagctgtctaaatgcacaagtctgccgtctgtcaccatgaaatttcaatgcgcattagcgttgcttaaggcgcattaattttgctcgtctgtcagggctattatcctctgatgctgtaaacgcaaaggaggcggcagacttcaagcgacatctgtcaaacaatagcaaaaatcggcaaTTTTTAaccagtgttgcctactcaaatttagtaaattcaGCTGAATGcacgaaatttttgtgcattactaaattgcattaacatgggtcaaatgcgcaagttaatgtaaattaagcccgctaatgcaaatTAGCGCTGTCGCCTGTTGGGCTattacaaatttgcattaacaagggtcaaatgcgcaagtaaatgtaaattaagcccgctaatgtgaattagcgctgtcgtctgtcagggctataactCTCCCTCTGTTAAATtgaaatgtcctcatttcaaaGGCGCTGTGTTTTGAGTCGCTGTAATAGCATagcttaaaaattgtaaaaggcGTTCCTCAAATTAGATATTTGTACATTTCTtgtatattagaaaatttataattcgatttggattctaatattttcataattttgatttgttcATTTTGATGaccatgtattatattttttatttttttatcatggTTAAAATATGTCttattatttaaagttaataaaagcTAATATTAAACTGAATTAATTTTGTGCCTGTAATATTTTGGCCGTTTCCGTCAATTATAATATTTCCGTGATCTAATATTAATAATGGCACATTGTTTTCTTGAACAATATTACAATATGCTTTGTCCTTATTTAGTAAAGGGATGGTCCAATTATCTTGCAATTCCtgttcacaaatatttattcctacattatttttacacttggatactcttataaatttattttcacaatttgctatttttctttgaaattgtaattttccATGTTTGTAGGCTAACGGaattaaattgtataatttacatttattatcaATGATAGGGTATTTATATACTGTGATTATCGCATTCCTGTACATACAAAAGTGGATATCCGAATAttctaatatattataaaatttctcCATTTGAGCCTAAAAAGTTTAGTGAACGTCGTGCCCTGTAGTTTGTGGGAATTAATTGTCATTTTAAAGCCCCTATTTTACTGACAAGAATAGCCTCTTCTTCATTCGGATTTGCATTATACCTGTTTCTCATAATATTTTCGTACGGTGTAAGTATAGTCGTTAAATTGGCTACATGGTACAAGAATTATGTGTCTTTAAATACACTATGTCTGTCTcagtcaaaacaaaatttttattactgagGTCAGTCCCTAAATCCGCAAAATAGGAGTAAactgtaaataatattattataccgCCGTACATGCTGTAGCCTGTCTTCGAATGCTGTCCTTGTggataatttttcttctttcagCTAGAATGGTTGCACCGTGATCTTCTTTTACAGTATGGCTGTTATATTTATTGGCACTTTTATTCCGTCTGTCCGTTCGGGAGTAAATTATATCACCTGACTTATATGTAATTGTCTTTCTATCTTTATTGTGATAATTTAATACTCTTCCTTgaatttttgagtaaaatatcTTCTATTTCCGGATACTTTTCCCGATTGAAGAATACGTCTTCCGGTTTGTAGTTGAATGCATAGTTTTGTTGTACTGTAGTTTTGTTGTACTGTCGTTCCTTCACGTTGGgccaaaaatgtgtaaataaatttcttgtgtgttatttttataattgcgGTACGCACGTCTGTGTGTCTTTACTATGAATTCAATGGTTGGTTTACCCTTTTGAAATGTTCTATAGGTGAACTTTCTGCCAAATGTTGAAAACAATCAGTAGtaacatttatttgttgttttggaTAAAGCTTCTGCTACAACATTTTGGTGTCCTGGTTTAGAAACAAGTTTTGCTCCATattcttcaattaaattttcccACCTTTTTAATTTCGTATTTGGATTCTTGtctaatattgaatatatgagGGACTGATGGTCTGTGTGGATAGTTAAATTTGCTGCCGTATAGATAGTTTCGTAACTTTTGAAGTGACCAAACTATGGCTAATAGTTCTTTTTCATTTGTGCTATAATTCTGTTCAGTATCATTTAATGTTCTTGAAATGAAGGCAATTGGTTGTTTAGTTTGAGATAGGACTGCCCCAAtagcaaaattatttgcatCAGTAATTAAATCAAATGGTTTCGAGAAATCTGGTTGAAAGAGCTCGGTTTGTTCCCGAAGTGCTATTTGTTGTAGTGCTTCCAGTGCTGCCTCGTCTAAATTTATTTCTACTTTGGCGCTCTGATTTTTTCTTATCATTCCTTGATCTCCTCTTAGATGAATAGTGATAGATGTAAAATtcctaataaattttctataataactaGCTAATCCTAAAAATTATCTTAGTTCTTTAAGAGTTTTTGAAACTgggaaactttttattgttttaatctTGTTTGGATCCACAGTAATCCTATTATGCTTAATGATGTGGCC encodes the following:
- the LOC126764859 gene encoding rab GDP dissociation inhibitor alpha encodes the protein MNEEYDAIVLGTGLKECILSGMLSVSGKKVLHIDRNKYYGGESASITPLEELFQRFNVEAPGEKYGRGRDWNVDLIPKFLMANGQLVKLLIHTGVTRYLEFKSIEGSYVYKGGKIAKVPVDQKEALASDLMGMFEKRRFRNFLVYVQDFKEDDPKTWKDFDPSKSNMQALYDKFGLDKNTQDFTGHALALFRDDEYLNEPAANTIRRIKLYSDSLARYGKSPYLYPMYGLGELPQGFARLSAIYGGTYMLDKPIDEIVLGEGGKVVGVRSGDEVAKCKQIYCDPSYVPDRVRKKGKVIRCICILDHPVANTKDALSTQIIIPQKQVGRKSDIYVSLVSYTHQVAAKGWFVGMVSTTVESDQPENEIKPGLDLLEPIAQKFITISDYLEPIDNGIDSQIFISESYDATTHFETTCLDVLDIFKRGTGEDFDFSKIKHELGDEDQ